The proteins below are encoded in one region of Canis lupus familiaris isolate Mischka breed German Shepherd chromosome 21, alternate assembly UU_Cfam_GSD_1.0, whole genome shotgun sequence:
- the CRSP-3 gene encoding calcitonin receptor-stimulating peptide 3 precursor, with amino-acid sequence MGFWKLSPFLAIGLLVMYQAGILQAAPFRSALENPLESATLTEDEICILLTAVVKDYVQMKARELQQEQETEGSSLTAQKSSCKDGPCVTNRLEGWLARAERMVKNTFMPTDVDPEAFGHQHKELAA; translated from the exons ATGGGATTCTGGAAGTTGTCCCCGTTTCTGGCCATTGGTCTCCTGGTCATGTATCAAGCAGGCATCCTACAGGCTGCACCATTCAG GTCTGCCTTGGAGAACCCACTGGAATCTGCTACGCTCACTGAGGACGAAATATGCATCCTACTGACTGCAGTGGTGAAGGACTATGTGCAGATGAAGGCTCGTGAgctgcagcaggagcaggagactGAGGGCTCCAG CCTCACTGCCCAGAAGAGCTCCTGCAAGGATGGCCCCTGTGTGACCAACCGTCTGGAAGGCTGGCTGGCCAGAGCTGAGCGCATGGTGAAAAACACCTTCATGCCCACCGATGTGGACCCTGAAGCCTTCGGGCACCAGCACAAGGAGCTTGCAGCCTGA
- the CALCB gene encoding calcitonin receptor-stimulating peptide 1 precursor (The RefSeq protein has 1 substitution compared to this genomic sequence) gives MGFWKFSPFLVLGILALYQVGFLQAAPFRSALENPPDSGVRNEEELRLLLAAVMKDYMQMKTHELEQEQETEGSRVAVQKRSCNSATCVAHWLGGLLSRAGSVANTNLLPTSMGFKVYNRRRRELKA, from the exons ATGGGCTTCTGGAAGTTCTCCCCTTTCCTGGTTCTCGGCATCCTGGCGCTGTACCAGGTGGGCTTCCTCCAGGCAGCACCATTCAG gTCTGCTTTGGAAAATCCTCCAGACTCTGGTGCGCGCAATGAGGAGGAATTGCGCCTCCTCCTGGCTGCAGTGATGAAGGACTATATGCAGATGAAGACTCATGagctggagcaggagcaggagactGAGGGCTCCAG GGTTGCTGTCCAGAAGAGATCCTGCAACTCTGCCACCTGTGTGGCCCATTGGCTGGGAGGCTTGCTGAGCAGAGCCGGAAGTGTGGCAAACACCAACTTGCTGCCCACCAGCATGGGCTTCAAGGTCTACAATCGACGCCGCAGGGAACTTAAGGCTTAA